From a single Flavobacteriales bacterium genomic region:
- a CDS encoding DoxX family protein: MRILILICRILVGSLFIVSGLIKANDPLGFSYKLEEYFAESALNMPGLMPYALGLAVLACLAEIVLGFAVLVGGRLKLATVSLVLLTIFFGWLTAFTGTCNDRHDTGTPMTYTIMENGQEIEREMTCVSDCGCFGDAMKGSVGRSLTPWESFSKDAILFILLIPILLAAFMRADTGWNTTADDMILLPVGLVLVAFWSWIFTWWGPVWFTLVGVVGYLVIKKTIEGVKAEWITAAWVTVITLVFTWYCFAHLPIRDYRPYAVGNSIVEQRAVAKPPVNQTFVSYKKIATGEVTEFDTSKPYPWNDSTYVNVPNSTRVVELEPGILSQVSDFLLTDGDGNEITEDILAEPTPVLLIMMYNVESTRTDHLAEIAQLADTASKKGWYVYGVSANTWEDVETMRHEHQLSFDFLQCDEKTVKTVIRSNPGILLLQQGTVRGKWHDNDVPDIVEVDGTLK, translated from the coding sequence ATGCGCATTCTTATTCTCATTTGTCGGATCCTCGTTGGTTCATTGTTCATTGTCAGTGGCCTTATCAAGGCCAATGACCCTTTGGGCTTCTCATATAAATTGGAGGAGTACTTTGCTGAAAGCGCGTTGAACATGCCCGGTCTAATGCCTTATGCTTTGGGGTTAGCTGTGCTCGCTTGCTTGGCAGAGATCGTGCTTGGCTTTGCGGTTCTGGTGGGTGGTAGGTTGAAGTTGGCAACGGTATCATTGGTTCTGCTCACGATCTTCTTTGGCTGGCTTACGGCGTTCACCGGCACGTGTAATGATCGGCATGATACAGGTACACCAATGACCTATACCATCATGGAGAATGGTCAAGAGATTGAACGCGAGATGACCTGCGTGAGTGATTGCGGCTGTTTTGGCGATGCAATGAAAGGTTCCGTTGGGCGCAGCCTAACGCCATGGGAAAGCTTTTCGAAGGATGCGATCTTATTCATTCTGCTCATTCCGATCCTGCTCGCCGCGTTCATGCGTGCGGATACGGGTTGGAATACCACCGCGGATGACATGATCCTACTGCCTGTTGGCTTGGTCCTGGTAGCCTTTTGGAGCTGGATATTCACGTGGTGGGGACCGGTATGGTTCACGTTGGTCGGTGTGGTCGGCTATCTTGTGATCAAGAAGACCATAGAAGGAGTTAAGGCAGAATGGATCACTGCCGCATGGGTCACAGTGATCACTTTGGTGTTCACCTGGTACTGCTTTGCACATTTGCCTATCCGTGACTACAGGCCTTATGCTGTGGGTAATAGCATTGTTGAGCAACGCGCGGTAGCTAAGCCACCGGTGAACCAAACGTTCGTCAGCTACAAAAAGATCGCTACCGGAGAGGTGACGGAATTCGATACAAGTAAGCCTTATCCGTGGAATGATAGCACTTATGTGAATGTTCCGAACAGTACGCGTGTCGTTGAACTGGAACCGGGTATCCTATCGCAAGTGTCGGATTTCTTGTTAACGGATGGTGATGGCAATGAGATCACCGAGGATATTTTGGCTGAACCGACTCCTGTTCTCCTGATCATGATGTATAACGTTGAGTCGACGCGTACCGATCATCTTGCCGAGATCGCTCAACTTGCTGATACCGCCAGTAAGAAAGGATGGTACGTATACGGTGTTAGCGCGAACACATGGGAAGACGTTGAGACCATGCGCCATGAGCATCAGCTATCATTTGATTTCCTGCAATGCGATGAGAAAACGGTGAAGACCGTGATCCGCAGCAACCCGGGTATCTTGTTATTGCAACAAGGAACAGTTCGCGGCAAATGGCACGATAATGACGTGCCGGATATCGTTGAAGTTGATGGGACGTTGAAATAG
- a CDS encoding methyltransferase domain-containing protein, giving the protein MDDLFARFLSYIFPIRTHTANGKFGPLEIRWENGRKVLNSANGNQSFGSLHRVWQNTLHEVFKDLRPKTVLMLGFGGGSAAYILRNELDSKASITAIELDPCMMDLATSHFGADGIEKFTMIQGDAVVRIHAIKERFDLILVDLFEDLDLARGVDTSGFSHGLRDRCEQGGIVCFNTVAYDEKSGNRSQKIADHLGRVFNTVTEFRYEGVNRMFIADR; this is encoded by the coding sequence ATGGATGATCTATTTGCCCGGTTCTTAAGCTATATCTTTCCGATAAGGACCCATACAGCAAATGGGAAATTCGGACCGTTGGAAATACGGTGGGAGAACGGACGAAAAGTTCTCAATTCGGCTAATGGTAACCAATCTTTCGGCAGTTTACACCGTGTTTGGCAGAATACGTTGCATGAGGTATTCAAAGACCTACGACCAAAAACCGTACTAATGCTTGGTTTTGGTGGCGGTAGCGCGGCCTATATTCTTCGGAATGAATTGGATTCCAAGGCATCTATCACTGCCATTGAGCTGGACCCCTGTATGATGGATCTGGCGACCAGCCATTTTGGTGCGGATGGTATTGAAAAGTTCACCATGATCCAAGGGGATGCAGTTGTCCGGATCCATGCGATAAAAGAGCGCTTCGACCTCATTCTTGTGGATCTATTCGAGGATCTGGACCTCGCTCGTGGCGTTGATACGAGCGGGTTCAGCCATGGTCTACGGGACCGCTGTGAGCAAGGTGGAATCGTGTGTTTCAACACCGTGGCATATGATGAAAAAAGCGGTAACAGAAGCCAAAAGATCGCAGATCATTTGGGGCGCGTATTCAATACCGTTACCGAATTTCGTTATGAAGGCGTGAACCGGATGTTCATAGCTGATCGATAA
- a CDS encoding gliding motility-associated C-terminal domain-containing protein yields MFTITQIQRPFRFLLLLGAGLFSAVVVAQPTCSFSLGNDTTVCQGQSVPLQAPPGFSSYLWSTGDLGDNISVNASGVYWCQISYPSAELITNGNFSGGNTGFTSDFTSSTNLQVVGNYYVGTNAADYHPLFAGSGTGNLMIVNAGPASALDNVWCQTVSVCGGQTYTFSYWTLSVSNSTPARLQWHIDGTALGPQVTLPIWANGWQNVTQTWTTAPGQTSATVCLRAMSGDAVGNDFGLDDISLTGTVVLTDDILVTVTPLPVVDLGPDATLCTGQSLTLDAAVPGGTYLWQDGSTGSSFPVTGPGNYNVTVTANNCSASDAITVAYDPSPAVDLGPDTTLCTGQTLLLNASNPSASYTWQDGSGNSSFNVSAPGIYSVNVQMNNCFASDLIEVFYSPLPVVDIGPDTALCAGQALLLDATTPNASYVWQDNSTNATFNVTTGGMYSVDVTVNGCSTTDMINVSYNPLPIVDLGPDQTVCPGSNVLLDATAPGATYLWQDGALTPTYTAFTPGLYSVDVTLNNCTSSDAFTLSHYVLQTVDLGPDITICQGATTSLSALIPGATFLWSTGELTNSITVGNAGIHWVDATLNGCVVRDSITVSVTPLPVVDLGSDVSLCQGSTTTLTALVPGATFVWNTGELTNSITVGNAGIYWVDATLNGCTGRDSIAVSVTLLPVVDLGPDVSFCQGSTTSLTALVPGATFLWNTGELTNSITIGTAGTYWVQATQGTCTATDSIVVTVAPAPVVDLGVDQTLCNGTSATLDATWPGASYLWSNGAVTPTITASASATHSVIVTVGNCAAYDTVVVNVITATLVDLGPDVSLCQGENVLLDATTAGATYLWSTGAITPTITTATSGTYWVQAIQGICTTTDTVVVTVAPAPVVDLGVDQTLCNGTSATLDATWPGASYLWSNGAVTPTITASASATHSVIVTVGNCAAYDTVVVNVITATLVDLGPDVSLCQGENVLLDATTAGATYLWSTGAITPTITTATSGTYWVQAIQGICTTTDTVVVIVAPAPVVDLGVDQTLCNGTSATLDATWPGASYLWSNGAVTPTITASASATHSVIVTVGNCAAYDTVVVNVITATLVDLGLDVSLCQGEDVMLDATTAGATYLWSTGAATPTITAATSGTYWVQAIQGICTTTDTVVVTVAPAPVVDLGVDQAFCNGTSVTLDATWPGASYLWSNGAVTPTITASASATHSVIVTVGNCAAYDTVVVNVITATLVDLGPDVSLCQGENVLLDATTAGATYLWSTGAITPTITTATSGTYWVQAIQGICTTTDTVVVIVAPAPVVDLGVDQTLCNGTSATLDATWPGASYLWSNGAVTPTITASASATHSVIVTVGNCAAYDTVVVNVITATLVDLGLDVSLCQGEDVMLDATTAGATYLWSTGAATPTITAATSGTYWVQAIQGSCITTDTVLVTVLATDLIDLGADQLLCNGETSILLDATVAGATYSWNTGAITSTLLVSTSGTYAVEVTFNSCSSVDTVQIEFGTLTIDLGPDTVLCPGASLVLDPGLANGTNTWNGAIAGSSFTVLDAGTYWVEHVPIAGCSASDTIVVTYAQGNALDLGPDLQLCDGESTTLDATLPGATYLWENASTSAMRSVSTTGTYSVVATVGQCALYDTVSVVFNPLPLVEIGPDTSICPGTTTTYDATAAGGIYLWNDGSTGATYTSGNAVNVNVEVTVNGCTVTDNAVITILDEPIVELGTDTTLCEGTSLLLDVAQAGATYLWSTGSTQPALTIDTDGTYSVEVTQNGCMVTDAIDVAVFMTSTFSIGNDVVLCPGESVILDATQPNAQHTWSTGANADAISVNGEGIYWVNVVMAGCSASDTVEVHVVDLTTPDLGADIISCEGLTVPLSVDPGDVEVLWSTGSTLSAIDVDTEGSYSVTYSLEGCTATDVINISFNDSITSLEIGPEAVICPGQYVNLSVTEINGISYLWSNGSTSHNTTVDAAGTYTVSFTGQCAFGTDQIEVLVGDCDMYVHVPNAFTPNNDDINDVFLPVVSGNVENYKLEIFDRWGELIFTTSDPTIGWDGSVKGTIAQDGVYVWKINYRMGNVPAANSERIIGHVTLLR; encoded by the coding sequence ATGTTCACTATTACGCAGATCCAACGACCGTTCCGGTTCTTGCTCCTCCTTGGAGCTGGCCTGTTCAGTGCGGTCGTGGTTGCGCAACCAACGTGTTCCTTTTCTTTAGGCAACGATACCACGGTTTGTCAAGGCCAGTCCGTCCCGTTACAGGCTCCACCCGGCTTCTCTTCCTATTTGTGGAGTACAGGTGACCTAGGAGATAACATCTCAGTGAACGCATCGGGAGTCTATTGGTGCCAAATTTCATACCCTTCTGCCGAATTAATAACCAATGGGAATTTCAGCGGCGGAAATACTGGCTTTACCTCCGACTTCACTAGTTCGACCAACCTACAGGTCGTTGGGAACTATTACGTTGGCACCAACGCCGCTGATTATCACCCGTTATTCGCAGGGTCAGGTACCGGAAATTTAATGATCGTGAACGCCGGTCCGGCTTCCGCATTGGACAATGTATGGTGCCAGACCGTATCCGTCTGTGGCGGTCAGACCTATACATTCAGCTATTGGACACTTTCGGTCTCCAATTCGACACCTGCTCGTTTACAATGGCATATCGATGGTACCGCCTTAGGCCCGCAAGTAACGCTTCCAATATGGGCGAATGGTTGGCAGAACGTTACACAAACATGGACCACTGCACCAGGACAGACCTCTGCAACGGTCTGCTTGCGGGCAATGAGCGGTGATGCGGTCGGCAATGACTTTGGACTTGATGATATTTCATTGACAGGCACGGTGGTCCTGACCGATGATATCCTCGTTACCGTTACGCCGTTGCCGGTTGTTGACCTCGGACCGGATGCTACACTATGCACCGGGCAGTCATTAACGCTCGATGCGGCAGTTCCAGGCGGGACCTATCTTTGGCAGGATGGCTCCACGGGATCTTCATTTCCTGTAACAGGACCTGGAAATTACAACGTCACGGTTACCGCGAACAATTGTTCAGCCAGTGATGCGATCACTGTTGCTTATGATCCCTCACCAGCGGTCGACCTCGGGCCTGATACGACCTTGTGTACTGGACAAACACTATTACTGAATGCGAGCAATCCCTCCGCATCCTACACTTGGCAAGATGGATCGGGCAATTCTAGTTTCAACGTTTCCGCGCCGGGTATCTATAGCGTGAACGTGCAGATGAATAATTGCTTCGCGAGTGACCTCATCGAAGTATTCTACAGCCCTTTACCGGTGGTTGATATCGGCCCGGACACCGCGTTATGCGCTGGCCAAGCGCTTCTGTTGGATGCGACTACGCCTAATGCTTCATATGTGTGGCAGGATAATTCCACGAACGCAACATTCAATGTTACCACTGGCGGCATGTATAGTGTGGACGTGACGGTGAACGGATGTTCTACCACGGACATGATCAATGTCAGTTATAACCCTTTGCCAATAGTTGACCTCGGACCGGACCAGACCGTATGTCCGGGTTCCAACGTACTCTTGGATGCCACGGCTCCAGGTGCAACCTACCTCTGGCAGGATGGCGCATTGACCCCGACCTATACCGCCTTTACCCCTGGTCTTTATTCAGTGGATGTAACACTGAACAATTGTACATCGAGCGATGCATTCACCTTGTCGCATTATGTGTTGCAAACCGTGGACCTGGGTCCTGATATTACGATCTGTCAAGGTGCCACAACTTCTCTTTCCGCATTAATTCCGGGTGCCACATTCCTATGGAGTACGGGGGAACTGACCAATTCGATCACTGTTGGCAATGCGGGGATCCATTGGGTAGATGCTACCTTGAACGGTTGCGTAGTTCGAGATTCAATAACCGTATCCGTAACTCCGTTGCCGGTGGTGGATCTTGGGTCGGACGTTTCGTTATGCCAAGGTTCAACAACCACTCTTACGGCACTGGTTCCGGGTGCCACATTCGTATGGAATACGGGAGAACTGACCAATTCGATCACTGTTGGCAATGCAGGGATCTATTGGGTTGATGCTACCCTGAACGGTTGCACGGGGCGAGATTCCATAGCCGTATCCGTAACCCTGTTGCCGGTGGTCGATCTTGGACCGGACGTTTCATTCTGCCAGGGTTCCACAACTTCTCTTACTGCATTGGTTCCGGGTGCTACGTTCTTATGGAATACGGGAGAACTGACCAATTCGATAACGATCGGCACTGCTGGAACATACTGGGTGCAGGCAACACAGGGGACCTGCACGGCAACTGATTCAATAGTCGTAACTGTTGCGCCTGCTCCGGTTGTTGATCTTGGAGTTGACCAAACATTATGCAACGGCACATCAGCCACGCTCGATGCTACTTGGCCTGGTGCTTCCTACCTCTGGAGCAATGGAGCTGTTACTCCAACCATTACGGCGAGTGCTTCAGCTACGCATAGCGTCATCGTCACCGTTGGTAATTGTGCGGCGTATGATACGGTTGTTGTGAACGTGATCACCGCAACACTCGTGGATCTTGGTCCGGATGTTTCGTTGTGCCAAGGCGAAAACGTATTGCTCGATGCAACCACAGCCGGTGCAACCTACTTGTGGAGTACAGGAGCCATCACCCCAACGATCACTACAGCAACCTCAGGAACCTATTGGGTGCAAGCGATCCAAGGAATTTGCACCACGACTGATACTGTGGTAGTGACTGTTGCGCCTGCTCCGGTTGTTGATCTTGGAGTTGACCAAACATTATGCAACGGCACATCAGCCACGCTCGATGCTACTTGGCCTGGTGCTTCCTACCTCTGGAGCAATGGAGCTGTTACTCCAACCATTACGGCGAGTGCTTCAGCTACGCATAGCGTCATCGTCACCGTTGGTAATTGTGCGGCGTATGATACGGTTGTTGTGAACGTGATCACCGCAACACTCGTGGATCTTGGTCCGGATGTTTCGTTGTGCCAAGGCGAAAACGTATTGCTCGATGCAACCACAGCCGGTGCAACCTACTTGTGGAGTACAGGAGCCATCACCCCAACGATCACTACAGCAACCTCAGGAACCTATTGGGTGCAAGCGATCCAAGGAATTTGCACCACGACTGATACTGTGGTAGTGATTGTTGCGCCTGCTCCGGTTGTTGATCTTGGAGTTGACCAAACATTATGCAACGGCACATCAGCCACGCTCGATGCTACTTGGCCTGGTGCTTCCTACCTCTGGAGCAATGGAGCTGTTACTCCAACCATTACGGCGAGTGCTTCAGCTACGCATAGCGTCATCGTCACCGTTGGTAATTGTGCGGCGTATGATACCGTTGTTGTGAACGTGATCACCGCAACACTCGTGGATCTTGGTCTGGATGTTTCGTTGTGCCAAGGCGAGGATGTTATGCTCGATGCAACCACAGCCGGTGCAACCTACTTGTGGAGTACAGGAGCTGCTACCCCAACGATCACGGCAGCAACTTCAGGAACCTATTGGGTGCAAGCGATACAAGGGATATGCACGACTACCGATACAGTTGTAGTTACCGTTGCACCAGCTCCCGTTGTTGACCTTGGAGTTGATCAAGCGTTTTGCAACGGAACTTCTGTAACACTGGATGCTACTTGGCCTGGTGCTTCCTACCTCTGGAGCAATGGAGCTGTTACTCCAACCATTACGGCGAGTGCTTCAGCTACGCATAGCGTCATCGTCACCGTTGGTAATTGTGCGGCGTATGATACGGTTGTTGTGAACGTGATCACCGCAACACTCGTGGATCTTGGTCCGGATGTTTCGTTGTGCCAAGGCGAAAACGTATTGCTCGATGCAACCACAGCCGGTGCAACCTACTTGTGGAGTACAGGAGCCATCACCCCAACGATCACTACAGCAACCTCAGGAACCTATTGGGTGCAAGCGATCCAAGGAATTTGCACCACGACTGATACTGTGGTAGTGATTGTTGCGCCTGCTCCGGTTGTTGATCTTGGAGTTGACCAAACATTATGCAACGGCACATCAGCCACGCTCGATGCTACTTGGCCTGGTGCTTCCTACCTCTGGAGCAATGGAGCTGTTACTCCAACCATTACGGCGAGTGCTTCAGCTACGCATAGCGTCATCGTCACCGTTGGTAATTGTGCGGCGTATGATACCGTTGTTGTGAACGTGATCACCGCAACACTCGTGGATCTTGGTCTGGATGTTTCGTTGTGCCAAGGCGAGGATGTTATGCTCGATGCAACCACAGCCGGTGCAACCTACTTGTGGAGTACAGGAGCTGCTACCCCAACGATCACGGCAGCAACTTCAGGAACCTATTGGGTGCAAGCGATACAGGGTTCGTGTATCACAACTGATACTGTATTGGTAACAGTACTAGCAACCGATCTTATTGATCTTGGTGCAGATCAACTTCTATGCAATGGCGAAACTTCGATATTGTTGGATGCAACAGTAGCGGGTGCCACCTATTCTTGGAATACGGGGGCCATCACATCAACCTTGCTCGTTTCAACGAGCGGCACCTATGCAGTTGAGGTCACGTTCAATAGCTGCTCCTCTGTGGATACTGTGCAGATCGAATTTGGAACATTGACCATCGATCTAGGTCCCGACACTGTGCTTTGCCCGGGAGCATCCTTGGTACTTGACCCTGGGTTAGCGAACGGGACAAACACATGGAACGGCGCGATCGCTGGTTCATCATTCACTGTCCTGGATGCCGGAACCTACTGGGTGGAACATGTGCCGATCGCGGGTTGCTCCGCAAGTGATACCATCGTTGTGACCTATGCACAAGGCAATGCGTTGGATCTAGGTCCGGACCTTCAGTTATGCGACGGAGAATCGACAACATTGGACGCCACACTACCGGGCGCTACCTATCTCTGGGAGAATGCATCCACTAGTGCAATGCGTTCCGTGAGTACGACCGGTACCTATTCCGTAGTTGCCACTGTTGGCCAATGTGCTTTGTATGATACGGTGAGCGTTGTGTTCAATCCACTTCCATTGGTTGAGATAGGACCTGACACAAGTATTTGCCCCGGAACAACAACCACCTACGATGCCACTGCTGCCGGTGGTATCTACCTGTGGAATGACGGATCGACCGGAGCAACTTACACTTCGGGGAATGCAGTGAACGTGAATGTTGAAGTTACTGTTAACGGGTGCACCGTGACGGACAATGCCGTGATCACGATCCTGGATGAACCGATCGTTGAACTGGGTACCGATACAACATTATGCGAAGGCACATCGCTTCTATTGGATGTAGCACAAGCTGGTGCCACATATTTGTGGAGCACGGGAAGTACACAGCCTGCATTGACGATCGATACGGATGGGACGTATTCCGTGGAGGTTACTCAGAACGGATGTATGGTCACGGATGCAATTGACGTAGCTGTTTTCATGACCTCGACGTTCAGTATTGGAAATGACGTTGTGCTCTGCCCGGGTGAGTCGGTTATCCTTGATGCTACACAGCCGAATGCGCAGCACACGTGGAGCACGGGTGCAAATGCCGATGCGATCTCGGTCAACGGTGAAGGGATCTATTGGGTGAATGTGGTCATGGCCGGGTGTAGTGCGAGCGATACCGTTGAAGTACACGTCGTTGATCTTACCACACCGGACCTTGGTGCCGATATCATTTCGTGCGAAGGGCTTACTGTTCCCCTTTCCGTAGACCCTGGAGATGTGGAGGTATTATGGTCGACCGGCTCAACGCTATCTGCGATCGATGTGGATACCGAGGGTTCCTATTCCGTCACCTATTCGTTGGAAGGATGCACCGCTACGGATGTGATCAACATCAGCTTCAATGACAGCATAACTTCGCTGGAGATCGGCCCGGAAGCCGTGATCTGCCCGGGCCAATACGTGAACTTGAGCGTAACGGAGATCAACGGAATAAGCTACCTCTGGAGCAACGGATCCACATCGCATAACACGACCGTGGATGCAGCAGGAACCTACACTGTTTCATTCACTGGCCAATGCGCTTTCGGCACCGATCAGATCGAAGTGTTAGTAGGTGATTGCGACATGTATGTTCACGTTCCGAATGCCTTCACGCCGAACAACGATGACATCAACGATGTGTTCCTTCCAGTGGTCAGTGGTAATGTGGAGAACTACAAATTGGAGATCTTCGATCGGTGGGGTGAATTGATCTTCACAACTTCGGATCCAACCATTGGATGGGATGGATCAGTAAAAGGCACGATCGCCCAGGATGGCGTGTACGTATGGAAGATCAACTACAGGATGGGCAATGTTCCTGCAGCGAATTCTGAACGGATCATTGGGCACGTTACCCTACTCCGTTAA
- a CDS encoding DUF1599 domain-containing protein — protein MKKTLDQYDRVVTECLDLFSRKAQDYGTAWRILRVPSLTDQIFIKAQRIRTLQQTGENKVGEGIRPELVGILNYAAMALVQLRKGVVDVPDINANEATDLVRTRINAARDLMERKNHDYGEAWRSMRVSSLVDLILMKLLRIKQIEDNAGATLVSEGIDANFLDIVNYAAFAMIQQDEGKG, from the coding sequence ATGAAAAAGACCCTTGATCAGTATGATCGTGTAGTTACGGAATGCTTGGACCTGTTCTCTAGAAAGGCTCAGGATTATGGCACGGCCTGGCGCATCCTTCGGGTTCCGTCACTAACTGACCAGATCTTCATCAAAGCGCAGCGTATTCGTACCCTGCAACAGACAGGTGAGAATAAGGTCGGTGAAGGGATCCGACCAGAGCTGGTGGGAATATTGAATTACGCTGCCATGGCCTTAGTGCAATTGAGGAAAGGGGTAGTGGATGTGCCTGATATCAACGCCAATGAAGCTACGGATCTTGTTCGGACCCGGATCAATGCAGCACGGGATCTCATGGAACGGAAGAACCATGATTATGGCGAAGCATGGAGGTCCATGCGCGTTAGCTCCTTGGTGGATCTTATCCTGATGAAGTTGCTTCGCATCAAGCAGATAGAGGATAATGCGGGTGCGACATTGGTAAGCGAAGGAATTGATGCGAATTTTTTGGACATCGTGAATTATGCAGCGTTCGCAATGATCCAGCAGGACGAAGGCAAGGGGTAG
- a CDS encoding adenylate/guanylate cyclase domain-containing protein, protein MAASRDRSQLRLNRVFRITFIWVLVGFIAALFEHNVLLVHGIPSTYAEHLNERFITSLLAGLFGGGIYILILRDRLRKYSFVKAITIMAVIMFFVITFTGAVVPALSASDPFANVFLEHLSSPRFLGQYMFWTILVGASVFMVRLNDQFGSGGIAYLTGRYHKPQQEMRVFMFLDMRSSTSIAERLGNVKYFQLLNELYTDITDPIVDARGEIYQYVGDEVSVTWPLRRGIIRYRCIVCFFNIRKKLRTRAPYYKKRYGIEPLFKAGFHYGEVTAGEVGRVKKERIFSGDVVNTAARIQNSCNAHGVDNLISKDLLDVLQLPETFKVREIGNIDLRGKRFTTSLWTLEE, encoded by the coding sequence ATGGCAGCTAGTAGAGACCGGTCCCAATTGCGATTGAACCGCGTATTCCGCATTACATTCATCTGGGTTTTAGTTGGCTTTATTGCGGCTTTGTTCGAACACAATGTGTTGCTTGTACATGGTATCCCCAGCACGTATGCCGAGCATTTGAACGAACGGTTCATCACCTCGTTACTAGCGGGTTTATTTGGTGGTGGTATCTACATCTTGATCCTTAGAGACCGTTTACGCAAATACTCGTTCGTGAAGGCGATCACCATAATGGCCGTGATCATGTTCTTTGTGATCACGTTCACGGGGGCTGTTGTTCCTGCTTTGAGCGCTAGTGACCCGTTCGCGAACGTATTCCTCGAACACCTAAGTAGTCCGCGTTTCCTAGGTCAATACATGTTCTGGACCATATTGGTCGGAGCCAGTGTTTTCATGGTGCGCCTTAACGATCAATTCGGAAGCGGAGGTATTGCCTATTTGACCGGACGATACCATAAACCGCAACAGGAAATGCGCGTATTCATGTTCCTGGATATGCGTTCTTCCACCTCCATCGCAGAGCGATTGGGAAACGTGAAGTATTTCCAATTGTTGAACGAATTGTATACCGATATCACCGACCCTATCGTGGATGCACGTGGAGAGATCTACCAATATGTAGGTGATGAAGTAAGCGTTACGTGGCCCTTGCGGCGTGGTATAATTCGCTACCGGTGCATCGTGTGCTTCTTTAACATCCGCAAAAAGCTCCGGACCAGAGCTCCATATTACAAAAAACGCTACGGTATTGAACCCTTATTCAAAGCAGGATTCCACTACGGCGAGGTTACCGCAGGTGAAGTAGGCCGAGTGAAGAAGGAGCGGATCTTCAGTGGCGATGTAGTGAATACAGCTGCCCGCATCCAGAACAGCTGCAACGCACACGGTGTGGATAATTTGATATCCAAAGATCTATTGGATGTGCTCCAACTGCCTGAGACATTCAAGGTCCGTGAGATCGGCAATATCGACCTACGCGGAAAACGGTTCACAACGAGTTTGTGGACATTGGAGGAGTAG
- the folP gene encoding dihydropteroate synthase — MGILNVTPDSFHPASRVGTDGALRLAEQMLNEGAAILDIGGASSRPGAKPISAEYELNRVLSVISAIHERFPEALISIDTYHARVAKEAVAHGASMVNDIGAGRLDEDMLTTVAVLGVPYVVMHMQGTPKDMQNEPLYSDVVEEVVLFLSQRINAAHKAGIADVIIDPGFGFGKTTVHNYALLNGLEQMVALGYPVLVGVSRKRMINEVLGISSGEALHGTSILNTIAIMNGAVILRVHDVKEAVQVIKLVAATR; from the coding sequence ATGGGAATACTGAACGTTACACCGGATTCATTTCATCCAGCGAGTCGTGTGGGAACAGATGGTGCATTGCGCCTCGCTGAACAAATGTTGAATGAAGGTGCCGCTATTCTGGATATCGGTGGAGCAAGCTCCCGACCAGGGGCAAAGCCCATCTCTGCCGAATATGAACTGAATCGCGTTCTGTCTGTGATCTCTGCCATTCATGAGCGGTTTCCTGAGGCGTTGATCAGCATTGACACGTACCATGCACGCGTAGCGAAGGAAGCTGTAGCCCATGGTGCTAGTATGGTGAATGATATCGGTGCCGGCAGGTTGGATGAAGACATGCTTACAACTGTTGCTGTACTTGGTGTTCCCTATGTTGTAATGCACATGCAAGGCACACCGAAGGATATGCAGAATGAACCATTGTATTCCGATGTGGTAGAAGAGGTTGTGCTCTTCCTAAGTCAGCGTATCAATGCAGCCCATAAAGCGGGTATTGCCGACGTGATCATTGACCCGGGATTCGGTTTTGGGAAGACCACTGTACATAACTATGCTTTATTGAACGGACTTGAACAGATGGTTGCGCTTGGATATCCTGTTCTCGTAGGTGTTTCCCGTAAACGAATGATCAATGAGGTCTTGGGAATTTCTTCCGGTGAAGCACTCCATGGCACATCCATACTGAATACCATCGCGATCATGAATGGTGCAGTGATCCTGCGCGTGCATGACGTAAAAGAAGCTGTGCAGGTGATCAAATTGGTAGCAGCAACTCGCTGA